In one Streptomyces sp. NBC_01241 genomic region, the following are encoded:
- a CDS encoding polysaccharide deacetylase family protein, with the protein MARHKGRGWHGRLLATALGVTVMAAATSVWTAQAGPVGGGPQARVSAPDAQHQDQVAKVSADIAHASDRGARGVNITIDDGPDPVWTPQVLQLLKDSGVKATFCMVGTQAQAYPNLVKEVVADGHRLCNHTVSHDTTMDTKSETYQSQQILDAERMITKASGGVRPQYYRAPGGAFTPYSRQLAASRGMRPLGWNVDSKDFERPGVDTMVATVKREISNGPTVLFHDAGGDRSQTLAALREILPWLKQQGYSFGLPVR; encoded by the coding sequence ATGGCAAGGCATAAGGGAAGGGGATGGCACGGTCGGCTTCTCGCGACGGCGCTCGGGGTGACAGTGATGGCCGCCGCCACCTCGGTGTGGACCGCACAGGCCGGCCCCGTCGGAGGGGGTCCTCAAGCGCGTGTCTCCGCGCCGGACGCGCAGCACCAGGACCAGGTGGCCAAGGTGTCGGCGGACATCGCGCACGCCTCGGACCGCGGCGCCCGGGGCGTCAACATCACCATCGACGATGGACCGGACCCGGTCTGGACGCCGCAGGTGTTGCAACTGCTGAAGGACAGCGGTGTGAAGGCTACGTTCTGCATGGTGGGCACGCAGGCCCAGGCGTACCCGAACCTGGTCAAGGAGGTCGTGGCAGACGGCCACCGGCTGTGCAACCACACTGTCTCGCACGACACCACCATGGACACCAAGTCCGAGACGTACCAGTCCCAGCAGATCCTGGATGCCGAACGCATGATCACCAAGGCGTCCGGAGGCGTCCGGCCGCAGTATTACCGGGCCCCGGGCGGTGCTTTCACCCCGTACAGCCGACAGCTCGCCGCGTCCCGGGGGATGCGGCCGCTGGGCTGGAACGTCGACTCCAAAGACTTCGAGCGTCCCGGTGTGGACACCATGGTCGCCACCGTCAAGAGAGAGATCTCCAACGGGCCGACCGTCCTCTTCCACGACGCGGGAGGGGATCGCTCCCAGACCTTGGCCGCTCTGCGCGAGATCCTGCCCTGGCTGAAGCAGCAGGGGTACTCCTTCGGCCTCCCTGTGCGGTGA
- a CDS encoding tryptorubin family RiPP precursor has product MKLLFAIRNKVAATKSLKANAWYLWY; this is encoded by the coding sequence ATGAAGCTTCTCTTCGCTATCCGTAACAAGGTCGCAGCTACCAAGAGCCTCAAGGCGAACGCCTGGTACCTCTGGTACTGA
- a CDS encoding transposase family protein, producing MKKNNSLAEGPDGLVYTARLPLSSATLNWLADLIRGHCKKIGSRWRALPAGKIAGLVLAVLRCDQRPGDLAGGNGVHRTTVTRWVREVVGLLAARAPRLDRALKKIARSGGGVVLLDGSLIRTRRRTGTENRKNYSGKHKCHGLLVIALTDDKGRLAWVSAVRPGRTSEITACRHDKLTAHLRAAGLGAIADLGFVGLDDSGPDADPAVITGYKAARNKPLTRGQKLSNKALAAVRAPVEHGFAHLKNWRVLGKVRTDPKWATALVRALLVLTNREVAR from the coding sequence GTGAAGAAAAACAACAGTCTTGCCGAGGGCCCCGACGGTCTTGTCTACACCGCCCGCCTGCCGCTGTCGAGCGCCACCTTGAACTGGCTCGCCGACCTGATCCGCGGCCACTGCAAGAAGATCGGATCGCGGTGGCGGGCCCTGCCCGCAGGGAAGATCGCCGGCCTCGTGCTGGCCGTGCTGCGCTGTGACCAGCGGCCCGGCGACCTGGCCGGCGGGAACGGGGTGCACCGCACCACTGTGACCCGGTGGGTGCGGGAAGTCGTCGGGCTGCTGGCCGCCCGCGCCCCGCGCCTGGACCGCGCGCTCAAGAAGATCGCCCGATCGGGTGGCGGGGTGGTGCTGCTGGACGGCTCCCTGATCCGCACCCGCCGCCGCACCGGGACCGAGAACCGCAAGAACTACTCCGGCAAGCACAAGTGCCACGGCCTGCTCGTGATCGCGCTCACCGACGACAAGGGACGCCTGGCCTGGGTGAGCGCGGTGAGGCCCGGACGCACCTCGGAGATCACCGCGTGCCGCCACGACAAACTGACCGCCCATCTGCGCGCGGCCGGCCTCGGAGCGATCGCAGACCTGGGCTTCGTCGGCCTCGACGACAGCGGCCCGGACGCCGACCCGGCTGTGATCACCGGCTACAAGGCTGCCCGCAACAAGCCACTGACCAGGGGACAGAAGCTGTCCAACAAGGCGCTGGCCGCGGTCCGGGCCCCGGTCGAACACGGCTTCGCGCACCTGAAGAACTGGCGCGTGCTCGGCAAGGTCCGCACCGACCCGAAGTGGGCGACCGCGCTGGTACGGGCCCTGCTGGTCCTTACGAACCGGGAAGTCGCCCGCTGA
- a CDS encoding DUF5994 family protein produces MAESDASCDPHLLPDADHQAVRPGTALLRLATTHTREQVLDGAWWPRSQDIGAELPGLIAALTEHLGPILRVGLDAGAWEELPTRLVIDDRVVHIDSFPVGDDTILITRGDQDHFTLLVVPPHATPEAARAAMGRAVQAGNVTQAEQILIDTGTRRAHPVPAEEPRTGRERGER; encoded by the coding sequence ATGGCCGAATCCGACGCTTCCTGCGACCCGCACCTTCTGCCGGACGCGGACCACCAGGCCGTCAGACCCGGGACGGCCCTCTTGAGACTGGCGACCACGCACACCCGCGAGCAAGTTCTCGACGGCGCGTGGTGGCCGCGTTCTCAGGACATCGGCGCTGAGCTCCCCGGTCTGATCGCCGCGCTGACCGAGCACCTCGGTCCCATCCTGCGCGTCGGCCTGGACGCCGGTGCCTGGGAAGAACTGCCGACCCGTCTGGTCATCGACGACCGGGTCGTCCACATCGACTCCTTCCCGGTCGGTGACGACACCATCCTGATCACCCGAGGCGACCAGGACCACTTCACCCTGCTGGTGGTCCCGCCGCACGCGACACCTGAAGCAGCCCGCGCCGCGATGGGCAGGGCCGTCCAGGCCGGCAACGTCACGCAGGCCGAGCAGATCCTCATCGATACCGGCACCCGTCGCGCACACCCGGTTCCCGCGGAGGAACCGCGGACGGGCCGCGAACGCGGTGAGCGATGA
- a CDS encoding NIPSNAP family protein has product MPPTELLGPPAVIELRQYTLRPRRRDELIELFDREFIESQEDVGMSVLGQFRDLDDPDRFVWLRGFRDMEARHRALTDFYGGPVWAEHGPQANDTMIDSDDVLLLRPVSAEGGFTGSLSGRPPVSAPTPDRFMSATVWSFPPGRQDGIALIRDGLLPALQETGPAPLAFLTTEHAHNTFAGLPVRADENVAAIFTSYPDESAHCRHLADMQAHPLARNEILPGVEREQTAAPQVLRLAPTGRSLT; this is encoded by the coding sequence GTGCCACCCACCGAACTCCTCGGCCCGCCTGCCGTGATCGAGCTTCGCCAGTACACGCTGCGTCCCCGCCGGCGCGACGAACTCATCGAGCTGTTCGACCGGGAGTTCATCGAATCCCAGGAAGACGTGGGGATGAGTGTGCTCGGCCAGTTCCGGGACCTCGACGATCCGGACCGCTTCGTCTGGTTGCGCGGATTCCGGGACATGGAGGCGCGCCATCGCGCGCTCACGGACTTCTACGGCGGACCCGTCTGGGCCGAGCACGGTCCGCAGGCGAACGACACCATGATCGACTCCGACGATGTCCTCCTCCTGCGCCCCGTGTCGGCCGAGGGCGGCTTCACCGGCTCCCTCTCCGGGCGGCCCCCGGTCAGCGCGCCGACGCCGGACCGGTTCATGTCCGCCACCGTGTGGTCCTTCCCTCCCGGACGGCAGGACGGTATCGCGCTGATCCGGGACGGCCTCCTCCCCGCGCTCCAGGAGACGGGACCGGCGCCGCTCGCCTTCCTGACCACCGAGCACGCGCACAACACATTCGCCGGGCTGCCGGTCCGCGCCGACGAGAACGTCGCCGCGATCTTCACCTCGTACCCCGACGAGAGTGCGCACTGTCGGCACCTCGCCGACATGCAAGCCCATCCCCTCGCACGAAACGAGATCCTGCCGGGTGTCGAGCGTGAACAGACGGCAGCACCTCAGGTACTCCGGCTCGCGCCTACCGGTCGCTCGCTGACCTGA
- a CDS encoding helix-turn-helix transcriptional regulator — MSASRLLSVLLLLQSRGRMSARGIADELNVSVRTAYRDVARLQSAGVPVYAEPGRGGGYQLLDGYRTRLTGMSEGEARTLFFAGLPGPAADLGFTAEMSAARLKLLAALPAGLREEAARAAAVFHLDAPGWYREPEQTPHLPLFVDAVLTRRAVDVRYRRWHAPQEVDRHLHPYGLVLKSGTWYLVAATEKGPATYRVAQVLDAVLGDERFDRPQDFDLGAYWVSYLDDFQARRYTGRATVRLSPRGRRRLPDNVPPEVVRAVDSTATAVGDDGWVEAVIPVEGNEHACGELLRLGGDVEVVAPAALRQAMAATVGILARAYENKGPGGAQVVRDA; from the coding sequence ATGTCTGCCAGTCGACTGCTCTCGGTGCTGCTGTTGCTGCAATCGCGGGGCCGTATGTCCGCGCGGGGAATCGCCGACGAGCTGAACGTGTCCGTGCGCACCGCCTACCGTGACGTGGCGCGCCTGCAGTCCGCAGGGGTCCCGGTCTACGCGGAGCCGGGCCGCGGGGGCGGCTACCAGCTGCTCGACGGCTACCGCACCCGCCTCACCGGGATGAGCGAGGGCGAGGCGCGGACACTGTTCTTTGCCGGACTGCCCGGGCCCGCCGCCGACCTGGGATTCACGGCCGAGATGTCGGCAGCCCGGCTGAAACTGCTCGCCGCGCTGCCGGCAGGACTGCGCGAGGAGGCGGCACGGGCCGCGGCAGTGTTCCACCTGGACGCCCCCGGCTGGTACCGGGAACCCGAACAGACACCGCATCTCCCCTTGTTCGTCGACGCGGTGCTCACCCGGCGTGCAGTGGATGTGCGCTACCGCCGCTGGCACGCCCCGCAGGAGGTGGATCGCCACCTCCACCCCTACGGCCTGGTACTCAAGTCCGGTACCTGGTACCTCGTGGCCGCCACGGAGAAGGGGCCCGCGACTTACCGCGTCGCTCAAGTCCTCGACGCGGTGCTGGGCGATGAGCGGTTCGACCGGCCGCAGGACTTCGACCTGGGCGCGTACTGGGTCTCCTACCTCGATGACTTCCAGGCTCGCCGCTACACCGGCAGAGCCACCGTCCGCCTGTCTCCCCGGGGGCGTCGGCGCCTGCCCGACAACGTCCCCCCGGAGGTGGTGCGGGCAGTCGACTCCACCGCGACCGCCGTCGGTGACGACGGATGGGTCGAGGCGGTCATCCCGGTCGAGGGCAACGAGCATGCCTGCGGCGAGCTGCTGAGGCTCGGTGGGGACGTCGAGGTCGTTGCACCGGCCGCACTCCGCCAGGCTATGGCCGCCACCGTAGGCATACTCGCCCGAGCCTACGAGAACAAGGGGCCAGGTGGTGCGCAGGTGGTCCGCGACGCCTAG
- a CDS encoding cytochrome P450: MPPSSTVRPRTTVFAPRLAALIDDHMGRDVFRLEPDTIGVAGFEVADRILAARRATETERPTFKPLHGHSISRGEASGVTRTIGHDVREALAKPAPKDVDLSGSWPLTGHLFLRDLILGQDPYRLRLLMSRNLELTPKLTWSVIAVGAALPGWPRPSERLTGLAGRAAGATGYQERRYAMGMYRRAAAPVCFTVSTLVANALWLGSPFGDSTPNRHIIHEALRLLPPSWNILRNASPEYPAIDDRIGERDDVLLLPLLSHRDPALWDAPDSFRPERWKDLDPDTAPGYLPFGHSSERCWGRHMVMPLAELLLDLIRGSGLVVDPDQRVGKVPLLGLLGVDDVRLTHGA; encoded by the coding sequence ATGCCGCCGTCATCCACAGTGCGCCCGCGCACCACCGTGTTCGCCCCGCGCCTGGCCGCCCTCATCGACGACCACATGGGCCGGGACGTCTTCCGGCTGGAACCCGACACGATCGGGGTCGCGGGATTCGAGGTCGCCGACCGCATCCTCGCCGCACGCCGGGCCACCGAGACGGAACGCCCCACTTTCAAACCGCTGCACGGACATTCCATATCGCGCGGCGAGGCTTCCGGCGTCACCCGCACGATCGGTCATGACGTACGCGAGGCGCTGGCCAAGCCGGCGCCGAAAGACGTGGACCTCTCCGGTTCCTGGCCGCTGACCGGGCACCTCTTCCTGCGCGACCTCATCCTGGGACAGGATCCCTACCGGCTGCGCCTGCTCATGAGCCGCAACCTCGAACTGACCCCCAAGCTCACCTGGTCGGTCATCGCGGTCGGCGCCGCCCTGCCCGGCTGGCCCCGGCCCAGCGAGCGGCTCACCGGGCTCGCGGGACGGGCGGCGGGGGCCACCGGCTACCAGGAACGCCGGTACGCGATGGGTATGTACCGCCGAGCGGCCGCCCCCGTGTGCTTCACCGTCTCCACGCTCGTCGCCAACGCCCTGTGGCTCGGATCGCCCTTCGGCGACAGCACGCCCAACCGCCACATCATCCATGAGGCGTTGCGACTGCTGCCGCCCTCCTGGAACATCCTGCGCAATGCCTCGCCCGAATACCCCGCCATCGATGACCGGATCGGCGAGCGGGACGACGTCCTGCTGCTGCCCCTGCTGTCGCACCGGGACCCGGCCTTGTGGGACGCCCCGGACAGTTTCCGCCCGGAACGCTGGAAGGACCTCGACCCCGACACCGCCCCCGGCTACCTGCCCTTCGGCCACTCGTCGGAGCGCTGCTGGGGCCGGCACATGGTGATGCCCCTCGCCGAACTGCTGCTGGACCTCATCCGCGGTTCCGGACTGGTGGTCGACCCGGACCAGCGGGTCGGCAAAGTGCCCCTCCTCGGCCTGTTGGGCGTGGACGACGTACGGCTGACGCACGGGGCCTGA
- a CDS encoding LAETG motif-containing sortase-dependent surface protein — translation MKIRRILATAVAAAVTTPALLLSVTPAFADDKPAAQTQHLPSITELEEAVAAAEAAYDDAVAAESAARAALEAVMSDTAPLAVAAKAAEAAAADAASAKTDADQAVVDAKAAVDALPETATEEEKTAAATTLTTAEAAAVAAGAAKAAADAKVVEALDARDDERFAAARTLDQAKKATKAALAAKTAANEALSEAREWDGSGCFAEAKLTMVLAGLPSTVAAGTKVNFNLRVTNGTDETMEKVLPFAHIEATDRSGLKGIDDLVHLQWLSASSSTWKTVDNRNYMDAIGPLKAGAHADVKMRLTIDASAPAGNGVTFVGGDYFNDDGRICGSADFEGYEFLIAAAGSKPGKVDDAKPGKVDDAKPGKTKPNTADLKPQSGASASPVSGSLAATGSSSATSQLALASGAALAIGAGAVFVARRRKAGFHA, via the coding sequence GTGAAGATTCGCCGGATTCTTGCCACAGCTGTTGCCGCCGCAGTGACCACGCCTGCCCTCCTGCTGTCGGTCACCCCCGCGTTCGCCGACGACAAGCCGGCAGCGCAGACGCAGCACCTGCCGTCCATCACGGAGCTGGAAGAGGCCGTCGCAGCAGCGGAGGCGGCGTACGACGATGCCGTAGCGGCCGAGAGCGCCGCCCGCGCGGCTCTGGAAGCGGTCATGTCCGACACCGCTCCCCTGGCCGTGGCGGCCAAGGCCGCCGAGGCCGCGGCGGCCGACGCCGCCTCCGCGAAGACCGACGCCGACCAGGCGGTCGTCGACGCCAAGGCGGCGGTCGACGCCCTCCCGGAGACGGCCACCGAGGAGGAGAAGACCGCCGCGGCGACGACTCTCACCACGGCAGAAGCCGCCGCCGTAGCCGCCGGTGCGGCCAAGGCCGCCGCCGATGCCAAGGTCGTGGAGGCCCTGGACGCGCGTGACGACGAGCGGTTCGCCGCAGCCCGGACGCTGGACCAGGCGAAGAAGGCCACCAAGGCGGCGCTCGCTGCCAAGACCGCCGCCAACGAGGCACTGTCCGAGGCGAGGGAGTGGGACGGCTCGGGCTGCTTCGCCGAGGCCAAGCTCACCATGGTCCTCGCGGGTCTGCCGTCCACAGTCGCCGCCGGCACGAAGGTCAACTTCAATCTCCGGGTGACCAACGGCACCGACGAGACGATGGAAAAGGTGCTTCCGTTCGCCCACATCGAGGCGACCGACCGGAGCGGGCTCAAGGGCATCGACGACCTGGTGCACCTGCAGTGGTTGTCCGCCTCGTCCTCGACGTGGAAGACCGTCGACAACAGGAACTACATGGACGCCATCGGCCCGCTGAAGGCGGGCGCCCACGCCGACGTCAAGATGCGCCTCACGATCGACGCCTCGGCCCCCGCGGGCAACGGCGTCACCTTCGTCGGCGGTGACTACTTCAACGACGACGGTCGCATCTGCGGCAGCGCGGACTTCGAGGGCTACGAGTTCCTGATCGCCGCCGCGGGAAGCAAGCCCGGCAAGGTCGACGACGCCAAGCCCGGCAAGGTCGACGACGCCAAGCCCGGCAAGACCAAGCCGAACACCGCGGACCTCAAGCCGCAGAGCGGCGCGTCGGCCAGTCCCGTGAGCGGCAGCCTCGCCGCCACGGGCTCGTCCTCCGCGACGTCGCAGCTCGCCCTCGCGAGCGGCGCGGCCCTGGCGATCGGTGCGGGCGCGGTGTTCGTCGCACGCCGTCGCAAGGCCGGCTTCCACGCCTGA
- a CDS encoding APC family permease, whose product MAHAQSDDGDGGRCGALSTSAVLPGLDKEQLRLLRRVGREWGRVSAPEAWHRALPVDSDLGRFPPPAEIQPVGWGRLVSVSPLGGQPFAPDEAAGERPPGRLGRLGYHVRRVVLGAALKSTAIAQERMRKLVALPVLSADALSSVAYGPEAMLAVLVLGGAAGLAYSVPIAATIAFLMLAVGVSYRQTIRAYPHGGGSYIVASDNLGRVPGLIAAAGLMTDYILTVAVSIASGVAAIASAVPSLATDAVPIGVGVIALLLAGNLRGIRQAGALFAAPTYAFIIAVFALVAVGLVDAAGRGFHPTAAPHLNATESVGVLLVMRAFASGSTAMTGIEAISNAVPAFKPVEWRNARTTLTWMVGLLIVLFAGTVAMVRLDGVVPSTQETVLSQLAHRSFGSGPLYILTQAATAAVLLLAANTAYNDFPRVLFLLARDRHAPQIFLRLGDRLAFSNGIILLSIAAALVYVAFSGMTASLIPLYAVGVFLAFTLSQAGMVVHWWRLRDRHWRKSLFFNATGALLSAVVFLTAGITKFTEGAWVAVLAVGLFLVVTMRIRRHYETVGKALRLHPHAIELPTPIIPAHPSRGAAQSPATTSQLPEGVPDAWTEEEDEETPEEIRHLSVVPIATMDLAGMRALAYAASLHQPVLALHVSAEEDEAERFREYWTLWGDHLPLEVVVSPYRAIVAPLVHYIEALHAKRPDLTLTVILPEIVTMRWRYRLLHSRIAPRLRHALRPLPKIVITTVPFHV is encoded by the coding sequence ATGGCGCATGCGCAGAGTGATGACGGTGATGGAGGTCGGTGTGGTGCGCTGAGCACGTCGGCCGTCCTGCCGGGGCTCGACAAGGAGCAGCTGCGGCTGCTGCGTCGGGTAGGGCGTGAGTGGGGGCGGGTGTCGGCTCCCGAGGCGTGGCACCGGGCACTCCCCGTGGATTCCGATCTGGGCAGATTTCCGCCCCCTGCGGAGATCCAGCCTGTCGGTTGGGGTCGTCTGGTCAGCGTCTCGCCTCTCGGCGGACAACCGTTCGCCCCCGACGAGGCCGCAGGAGAGCGGCCCCCTGGCCGACTGGGCCGCTTGGGCTACCACGTGCGACGCGTCGTCCTCGGGGCCGCTCTGAAAAGCACGGCGATCGCGCAGGAGCGGATGCGCAAGCTGGTGGCGTTGCCCGTCCTGTCCGCCGACGCCCTTTCCTCGGTTGCCTACGGGCCCGAGGCCATGCTCGCCGTCCTTGTGCTCGGCGGCGCCGCGGGACTCGCCTACTCCGTGCCGATCGCCGCAACGATTGCCTTCCTGATGCTGGCGGTGGGGGTGTCGTACCGCCAGACGATCCGCGCATATCCACACGGCGGTGGCTCGTACATCGTCGCCAGCGACAATCTGGGCCGCGTTCCTGGGCTGATCGCCGCCGCCGGCCTGATGACCGATTACATCCTCACGGTAGCCGTGTCGATCGCCTCCGGGGTCGCGGCGATCGCCTCGGCGGTTCCCTCACTCGCCACCGATGCCGTCCCGATCGGCGTCGGCGTGATCGCCCTGCTGCTCGCCGGGAACCTGCGGGGCATCCGGCAGGCCGGCGCACTGTTCGCCGCGCCGACCTACGCCTTCATCATCGCGGTGTTCGCGCTCGTCGCCGTGGGCCTCGTCGACGCCGCAGGCCGTGGTTTCCACCCCACTGCGGCTCCGCACCTGAACGCCACGGAGAGCGTCGGCGTACTGCTGGTGATGCGCGCCTTCGCCTCCGGGTCCACGGCGATGACCGGTATCGAGGCCATCTCCAACGCGGTGCCGGCATTCAAGCCCGTGGAGTGGCGCAACGCCCGCACCACGCTGACTTGGATGGTTGGTCTGCTCATCGTGCTGTTCGCCGGCACGGTCGCCATGGTCCGACTCGACGGTGTCGTGCCCAGCACCCAGGAGACGGTCCTCTCCCAGCTCGCCCACCGCAGCTTCGGCTCTGGACCGCTGTACATCCTCACGCAGGCCGCCACGGCCGCGGTCCTGCTGCTCGCGGCGAACACCGCTTACAACGACTTTCCCCGCGTGCTGTTCCTGCTCGCCCGTGACCGACACGCCCCACAGATCTTTCTGCGCCTGGGCGACCGCCTCGCCTTCAGCAACGGGATCATTCTGCTGTCGATCGCGGCGGCGCTGGTCTACGTGGCCTTCAGCGGCATGACGGCATCCCTGATCCCGCTGTACGCCGTCGGTGTCTTCCTGGCCTTCACGCTGTCCCAGGCCGGAATGGTGGTCCACTGGTGGCGCCTGCGTGACCGCCACTGGCGCAAGAGCCTGTTCTTCAATGCCACTGGTGCCCTGCTGTCGGCCGTCGTCTTCCTCACCGCCGGCATCACCAAGTTCACCGAGGGCGCATGGGTCGCCGTGCTCGCCGTCGGACTGTTTCTCGTGGTGACGATGCGCATCCGGCGCCACTACGAGACCGTCGGCAAGGCGCTTCGTCTGCACCCGCACGCCATTGAGTTGCCCACCCCCATCATCCCCGCACACCCCAGCCGCGGCGCGGCACAGTCCCCGGCGACAACTTCGCAGCTGCCCGAGGGTGTCCCCGACGCCTGGACGGAAGAAGAGGACGAGGAGACACCCGAGGAGATCCGCCACCTATCGGTCGTCCCCATCGCGACCATGGACTTGGCCGGCATGCGCGCACTGGCCTACGCCGCCTCGCTCCACCAGCCCGTACTCGCACTTCACGTCAGCGCCGAGGAGGACGAGGCCGAACGCTTCCGCGAGTACTGGACCCTGTGGGGCGACCACCTCCCGCTGGAAGTAGTGGTCTCCCCCTATCGCGCGATCGTCGCACCACTGGTCCACTACATCGAAGCCCTGCACGCAAAGCGCCCGGACCTCACCTTGACGGTCATCCTGCCGGAGATCGTCACGATGCGCTGGCGGTACCGCCTGCTGCACAGCAGGATCGCCCCACGGCTGCGACACGCACTGCGCCCGCTGCCGAAGATCGTCATCACCACCGTCCCTTTCCACGTGTAG
- a CDS encoding DUF5994 family protein, with translation MTATIDRTIISERVPSSQARLSFTPAGSPPGLLDGSWWPRSRDLSRELPALTDALDARWDRITHVTVNPTYWPVVPRRVPVTGHTVHVGWFTEEQDPNKLILFSYTAGRWDLLVIPPETDVAAAARLMSAAATPGGLLTASALMASEDATRDARETLWQEEGWETEGGAASAAGNPTGLLSSARGK, from the coding sequence ATGACCGCGACCATCGACCGCACGATCATCAGCGAGCGCGTACCTTCGTCACAGGCCCGCCTTTCCTTCACTCCGGCAGGATCGCCTCCGGGTCTCCTGGACGGCTCCTGGTGGCCTCGCTCTCGCGATCTTTCCCGCGAACTCCCCGCTCTGACGGACGCGCTGGACGCGCGCTGGGACCGGATCACTCATGTCACGGTGAACCCGACCTACTGGCCCGTGGTGCCGCGAAGAGTGCCGGTGACCGGGCACACGGTGCACGTGGGCTGGTTCACCGAAGAGCAGGACCCGAACAAACTGATCCTCTTCTCCTACACCGCGGGACGCTGGGACCTGCTGGTGATCCCGCCGGAGACCGACGTTGCCGCCGCCGCCCGGCTGATGTCCGCCGCAGCCACTCCCGGCGGCCTCCTGACCGCCAGCGCTCTCATGGCGAGCGAGGACGCCACCCGTGACGCGCGGGAGACGCTGTGGCAGGAAGAAGGGTGGGAGACCGAAGGCGGAGCCGCCTCGGCGGCAGGGAACCCGACCGGGCTCCTGTCCTCAGCCCGAGGGAAGTGA